A DNA window from Castanea sativa cultivar Marrone di Chiusa Pesio chromosome 7, ASM4071231v1 contains the following coding sequences:
- the LOC142643514 gene encoding LOB domain-containing protein 38-like, with product MSCNGCRVLRKGCSDNCMLRQCLKWIDNPQAQAHATLFVAKFFGRACLMSFISTVPEPHRPALFQSLLFEAVGRTVNPVNGVVGLLWTGNWNVCRAAVETVLRGGVLQAQPEFLGGQVSMLELANPSKAKAGNNNCVSSCLLGSNKKGASDKVENLQQLDLDLCLTAGSLQRRTEIDGGRRRKRAATPSTEESEMTSLGSSNSCGTEGGDQRKILRLFV from the exons ATGAGTTGCAATGGCTGCAGGGTTCTTCGAAAGGGTTGCAGTGATAATTGCATGCTTCGACAATGCCTAAAATGGATAGACAACCCACAAGCTCAAGCTCATGCCACCCTCTTCGTCGCCAAGTTCTTCGGCCGCGCCTGCCTCATGTCCTTCATTTCCACCGTCCCCGAACCCCATCGACCCG CTTTGTTTCAGTCTTTGTTATTTGAAGCGGTGGGAAGGACGGTGAATCCGGTGAATGGAGTGGTGGGGCTTCTTTGGACTGGAAATTGGAACGTTTGTCGGGCGGCTGTGGAGACGGTGCTCCGAGGCGGTGTGTTACAAGCCCAGCCGGAGTTTCTTGGGGGACAAGTTAGTATGCTAGAGTTAGCTAACCCTTCAAAAGCAAAAGCTGGAAACAATAATTGTGTTAGTTCTTGCTTACTGGGGTCTAATAAGAAGGGGGCTTCTGACAAAGTGGAAAACTTGCAACAACTGGATCTTGATCTTTGCTTGACAGCAGGCAGCTTGCAAAGGAGAACGGAAATAGACGGCGGAAGGAGGAGGAAAAGAGCCGCAACGCCGTCTACAGAGGAGTCTGAAATGACTTCATTGGGTAGTAGTAATTCTTGTGGTACAGAGGGAGGTgatcaaagaaaaattcttagaTTATTTGTTTGA
- the LOC142643651 gene encoding QWRF motif-containing protein 2, which translates to MVAAISEAAATSTNPKERETHHHHLQRPPLLPSEKDNGFANPNPRRPRGRQVSSRYMSPSPSTTSTSTSTSTTTTTTTTSSSSSSSSTTSTSRRFQSPLLSRSSNSAHVSTPLPSSTAPKRSQSADRRRPITPRPMTAIPDARHSNVAEVSAATKLLVTSTRSLSVSFQGEAFSLPISKTKAQTPATPSLSNGRKGTPERRRGTPVRGGDQAENSKPLEQHRWPGRIRQANSGAAANLSSKNPSLFRSLDCGNGVSVVDKRIGGMGSGMVVKALHNSLMVDEGRRASFDGRLSLDLGNAELLKVSQQNPDASSVHESSVPSDLTASDTDSVSSGSTSGVQDVGGVVAKGKPRGIVVSARFWQETNSRLRRLQEPGSPLSTSPGSRMSVPGKFGQSKKFVSDSPISSPRTMASPIRGGSRPASPNKLWTSSASSPSRGIASPSRVRNSVTGSLSSNSSSTPSILSFSVDIRRGKMGEERIVDAHLLRLLYNRYLQWRFVNARADATFKVQRLNSEKNLWNAWVTISELRHSVTLKRIKLLLLRQKLKLTSILRGQLNYLEDWALLDRDHSSSLQGATEALKASTLRLPVVGKAVADIQNLKDAVGSAVDVMQVMGSSIYSLVSKVEETNSLVTELVKVTAKERILLEQCKDFLSTLGAMQVKDCSLRTHILQLNRVPTTTSSLTTRV; encoded by the exons ATGGTGGCTGCTATTTCTGAAGCAGCAGCTACTTCCACAAACCccaaagaaagagaaacccatcatcatcatcttcaaagGCCTCCTCTTCTTCCTTCTGAGAAAGACAATGGCTTTGCAAACCCAAATCCTCGAAGACCCAGAGGCCGTCAAGTCTCTTCAAGGTACATGTCTCCTTCTCCTTCTACTACTTCCACTTCCACTTCCACTTCAACTACAACTACAACTAcaactacttcttcttcttcctcctcttcttctactacttctacttctagaagaTTCCAATCTCCTTTACTTTCTCGCTCCTCAAATTCCGCACATGTATCTACTCCTTTACCTTCTTCCACGGCTCCGAAGCGGTCCCAATCGGCGGACCGGCGGAGACCCATTACGCCTCGGCCCATGACGGCGATCCCCGACGCAAGACACAGCAATGTGGCCGAAGTATCGGCGGCTACGAAGCTTTTGGTCACTTCTACTCGGAGTCTATCGGTGTCGTTTCAAGGTGAGGCCTTTTCGCTTCCGATTAGCAAGACGAAAGCGCAGACGCCGGCAACTCCGAGCTTGAGCAATGGGAGGAAGGGCACGCCGGAGCGGCGGAGGGGGACACCGGTTAGAGGAGGAGATCAGGCAGAGAATTCTAAGCCACTTGAGCAGCATAGGTGGCCTGGTAGGATCCGGCAAGCGAATTCGGGGGCTGCGGCTAATTTGAGCTCGAAGAATCCGTCTTTGTTTAGGAGTTTGGATTGTGGGAATGGTGTTAGTGTTGTTGATAAGAGGATAGGTGGAATGGGATCTGGGATGGTTGTTAAGGCATTGCATAATTCATTGATGGTAGATGAGGGTAGAAGGGCTTCTTTTGATGGTAGATTGAGCTTGGATTTGGGCAATGCTGAGTTATTGAAAGTTTCTCAGCAAAACCCAGATGCCAGTTCTGTACACGAGTCTTCTGTGCCTTCTGATCTCACTGCATCTGATACTGATAGTGTGTCCTCTGGTAGCACTTCAGGAGTGCAAGATGTTGGTGGGGTTGTTGCCAAGGGAAAACCTCGAGGGATTGTTGTGTCAGCTAGGTTTTGGCAGGAGACTAATAGCAGGTTGCGGCGCCTGCAGGAACCAGGGTCGCCATTATCAACAAGTCCTGGTTCTAGAATGAGTGTGCCAGGAAAGTTTGGTCAGTCAAAAAAGTTTGTTAGTGATAGCCCAATCTCTTCTCCTCGAACAATGGCTTCACCTATTAGGGGAGGATCGAGGCCTGCGTCGCCAAATAAACTTTGGACATCTTCAGCTTCGTCTCCTTCGAGGGGGATTGCTAGTCCTTCTCGGGTCAGGAATTCTGTTACTGGCTCGTTAAGTAGTAATTCAAGTAGTACACCTTCGATTCTCAGTTTCTCTGTCGATATTCGGAGAGGGAAGATGGGGGAAGAACGGATTGTTGATGCACACTTGTTGAGGCTTCTGTATAACCGGTACTTGCAATGGCGGTTTGTAAATGCAAGGGCAGATGCAACCTTCAAGGTGCAGAGACTGAATTCTGAG AAAAATCTATGGAATGCATGGGTAACAATTTCAGAACTACGGCATTCTGTCACACTTAAAAGAATCAAGTTACTATTGCTGAGGCAAAAGTTGAAGCTAACTTCCATCCTCAGGGGACAA TTGAATTATTTGGAAGATTGGGCCCTTTTAGATAGAGATCACTCTAGTTCTTTGCAAGGAGCAACTGAAGCATTGAAGGCCAGTACGCTCCGTCTTCCAGTTGTTGGAAAAGCAGTA GCTGATATTCAAAATCTGAAGGACGCTGTGGGTTCAGCAGTTGATGTGATGCAGGTGATGGGATCCTCAATATACTCTCTTGTTTCAAag GTGGAGGAAACGAACTCCTTGGTGACTGAACTTGTGAAGGTGACCGCAAAAGAACGGATTTTGCTTGAGCAATGCAAAGATTTTTTGTCAACTTTGGGGGCCATGCAG GTCAAGGACTGTAGCTTGAGAACACATATATTACAACTTAACCGAGTACCAACAACTACCAGCAGCCTGACTACACGTGTGTAG